Proteins encoded in a region of the Streptomyces sp. NBC_00310 genome:
- a CDS encoding TetR/AcrR family transcriptional regulator has translation MARPRKPLLSTDRIVATARALVDAEGLAAVSTRRLAAELGVSGPSLYNHFRTMDQILEAVADSVSAQVDLSMFEDGRDWRTALHDWAVSYRAALRDHPNIVPVLARGPGRRPAGLRVADVVFGAMVEAGWPAAQATSIGALMRYFIMGSAIGSFAGGFVDDESAYDPADYPHLGQAHLLAEQQEKVDERAFEVGLTALLDGLEQQYGRVAPHSPELGV, from the coding sequence GCACCGACCGCATCGTGGCGACGGCGCGGGCGCTGGTGGACGCGGAGGGGCTGGCGGCGGTCTCCACGCGCCGGCTCGCCGCCGAGCTGGGGGTGAGCGGGCCCTCCCTCTACAACCACTTCCGCACCATGGACCAGATCCTGGAGGCCGTCGCCGACTCGGTGAGCGCACAGGTGGACCTGTCGATGTTCGAGGACGGGCGGGACTGGCGGACCGCGCTGCACGACTGGGCGGTCTCCTACCGGGCCGCCCTGCGCGACCATCCGAACATCGTGCCCGTCCTCGCCAGGGGACCCGGGCGACGGCCGGCGGGGCTGCGGGTCGCCGACGTGGTCTTCGGGGCCATGGTCGAGGCCGGGTGGCCGGCGGCGCAGGCCACGTCCATCGGGGCGTTGATGCGGTACTTCATCATGGGGTCCGCGATCGGGTCGTTCGCCGGGGGGTTCGTGGACGACGAGAGCGCGTACGACCCGGCCGACTATCCGCACCTCGGGCAGGCCCACCTGCTGGCCGAGCAGCAGGAGAAGGTGGACGAGCGGGCGTTCGAGGTGGGGCTGACGGCGTTGCTGGACGGGTTGGAGCAGCAGTACGGGCGGGTCGCGCCCCACAGCCCCGAGCTGGGCGTCTGA
- a CDS encoding DMT family transporter, with protein MTNGSRSTPTRKVELLAAGAAAVTVVLWASAFVSIRSAGEAYSPGALALGRLLAGVLVLGAIWLVRREGWPPRAAWRGIAVSGVLWFGFYMVALNWGEQQVDAGTAALVVNIGPILIALLGARLLGDPMPPRLLAGMAVSFAGAVAVGLSMSGEGGASVLGVVLCVLAAVGYAAGVVAQKPALGSASPLQVTTFGCLVGAVACLPFAGQLVREAADAPASATLNMVYLGVFPTALAFTTWAYALARTTASRMGATTYAVPALVVLMSWLALGEVPGPLTLAGGALCLAGVAVSRSRTRPRTPGAVPGAEVAAPDVVPEPRPGPPARG; from the coding sequence ATGACGAACGGCTCCCGGTCCACGCCCACCCGCAAGGTCGAGCTGCTCGCGGCGGGGGCGGCCGCCGTCACCGTCGTGCTGTGGGCGTCGGCGTTCGTGTCGATCCGCAGTGCCGGGGAGGCGTACTCGCCGGGGGCGTTGGCGCTCGGGCGGTTGCTGGCGGGCGTGCTCGTACTGGGCGCGATCTGGCTGGTGCGCCGGGAGGGGTGGCCGCCGCGGGCCGCGTGGCGGGGGATCGCGGTGTCCGGGGTGCTGTGGTTCGGGTTCTACATGGTCGCCCTGAACTGGGGCGAGCAGCAGGTCGACGCGGGGACGGCGGCACTCGTCGTCAACATCGGGCCGATCCTCATCGCCCTGCTCGGTGCCCGGCTGCTGGGCGACCCGATGCCGCCAAGGCTGCTCGCCGGCATGGCGGTGTCGTTCGCGGGCGCGGTCGCCGTGGGTCTGTCGATGTCCGGCGAGGGCGGGGCCTCGGTGCTGGGCGTCGTCCTCTGTGTGCTCGCGGCCGTCGGGTACGCGGCCGGGGTCGTCGCGCAGAAGCCCGCGCTGGGCTCGGCGAGCCCGCTCCAGGTGACCACGTTCGGCTGTCTCGTGGGGGCGGTGGCGTGCCTGCCGTTCGCCGGGCAGCTGGTGCGGGAGGCGGCGGACGCGCCGGCCTCGGCGACCCTCAACATGGTGTACCTGGGCGTGTTCCCGACCGCCCTCGCCTTCACGACCTGGGCGTACGCCCTCGCCCGTACGACCGCGAGCCGGATGGGCGCGACCACGTACGCCGTGCCCGCGCTGGTCGTCCTGATGTCCTGGCTGGCGCTGGGCGAGGTACCGGGGCCGCTCACGCTGGCCGGTGGCGCGCTGTGCCTGGCGGGTGTGGCGGTGTCGCGGTCCCGCACCCGGCCGCGTACGCCCGGGGCGGTGCCCGGCGCCGAGGTCGCGGCCCCGGATGTCGTTCCGGAACCGCGACCCGGGCCGCCCGCGCGGGGCTAA